From Eleftheria terrae, the proteins below share one genomic window:
- a CDS encoding class I SAM-dependent methyltransferase — MTTDPIHGPIGLVLSDSSHRDLEIKKLKEVAPELTRRSTRIFAQNMGIAMYPPDQAVVGSFYYPDGAAGFDLLALGTNNRIFRGPWGHAFYRRLNTMLSPGGRLVLPLTPRASERGYWTMEELRELFRNEGQVSESGAFITFPKCPDMAPSDSLLDWYFDNYAQLICGDMVNRLIGQAAHVQRFDDLFLELALDGAATLVDAPRRWVTQGEVLKDTRWFDSAEANEKNPSKTLGSELSASLKVASYLISGLSYKAAVMEYIIRTYCRAKGPLSYVDFGGAFGQLVIELLLDPRTRLQKGVCCDFNNLYIASAYRIYRGLRDKLYNRFFVSGSKMQDFRFDQSYSVISSFSTLLYVPRDQRIPTLERCWEHLAPGGVMVIFEAPKANPKNKDYGVQFTAAELDDVLGRFGEVHRVGATEICTISAEEAKENSVFRVVAKPPSDG; from the coding sequence ATGACCACAGACCCGATCCACGGCCCCATCGGCCTCGTGCTTTCCGACAGTTCTCACCGGGACCTGGAGATCAAGAAGCTGAAAGAAGTGGCTCCCGAGCTGACCCGACGCTCGACACGCATCTTCGCGCAGAACATGGGCATCGCGATGTACCCGCCCGACCAGGCGGTCGTCGGTTCCTTCTACTACCCCGACGGCGCCGCCGGCTTCGACCTGCTCGCCCTGGGCACCAACAACCGCATATTCCGGGGGCCGTGGGGACATGCCTTCTACCGCCGGTTGAACACGATGCTGTCCCCCGGTGGGCGCCTCGTGTTGCCTTTGACGCCAAGGGCGAGCGAGCGGGGCTACTGGACGATGGAGGAACTGCGAGAGCTGTTCCGCAACGAAGGGCAGGTCTCCGAGTCAGGCGCCTTCATCACCTTCCCAAAGTGCCCGGACATGGCGCCCAGCGATTCCCTGCTGGACTGGTATTTCGACAACTATGCGCAGCTGATCTGCGGCGACATGGTGAATCGCCTCATCGGCCAGGCGGCACATGTGCAGCGTTTCGACGACCTGTTTCTGGAACTGGCCCTGGACGGTGCGGCCACACTGGTCGATGCCCCTCGACGCTGGGTGACGCAGGGCGAGGTGCTGAAAGACACCCGCTGGTTCGACAGCGCCGAAGCCAACGAGAAAAATCCGTCCAAGACCCTCGGGTCCGAACTGTCGGCCAGCCTGAAGGTGGCCAGCTACCTCATCTCCGGGCTCAGCTACAAGGCTGCGGTGATGGAGTACATCATCCGCACATATTGCCGTGCCAAGGGCCCGCTGTCGTATGTGGACTTCGGCGGCGCATTCGGCCAGCTGGTCATCGAGCTGCTGCTCGACCCGCGGACCCGGCTGCAGAAAGGTGTCTGCTGCGACTTCAACAATCTTTACATCGCGAGTGCCTACCGGATCTACCGCGGGCTGCGCGACAAGCTGTACAACCGCTTTTTCGTCAGCGGCAGCAAGATGCAGGACTTCCGGTTCGACCAATCCTATTCGGTCATTTCGTCCTTCTCGACGCTGCTGTATGTGCCGAGGGATCAACGCATCCCGACCCTCGAGCGATGCTGGGAACATCTGGCGCCAGGCGGAGTGATGGTGATCTTCGAGGCACCGAAGGCGAATCCCAAGAACAAGGACTACGGCGTGCAATTCACCGCCGCCGAACTCGACGACGTTCTGGGCCGCTTCGGTGAAGTGCACAGAGTGGGGGCCACGGAGATTTGCACCATCTCCGCCGAGGAGGCGAAGGAGAACTCGGTGTTTCGCGTCGTCGCCAAGCCGCCATCGGATGGTTGA
- a CDS encoding aldo/keto reductase, protein MSAFSPSPSATKAPLTPLSPTGGHLSRIVAGAWRMDAWGWTPQQRLRWIEQNLELGVTSFDHADIYGGYTVEGLFGEALALAPALRQQMQLVSKCGIQLVAPMRPEHRLKAYDTSRAHIVASAERSLQELRTDHLDLLLIHRPDPLMDADEVARAFDDLRQAGKVRHFGVSNFTPAQFSLLASRTELVTHQVECSPLQLGVLHDGTLDQAQQLRFKPMIWSPLAGGRLFTADDERSRRVRACLEAVGQRLQCSAATAAYAWLLRHPSQPLPIVGSSRVEALREAVAALGLSMDAPTWHEIWTASTGHEVP, encoded by the coding sequence ATGAGCGCCTTCTCTCCTTCGCCTTCCGCCACCAAGGCGCCCCTCACCCCCCTCTCCCCCACCGGCGGCCACCTTTCCCGCATCGTCGCCGGCGCCTGGCGCATGGATGCCTGGGGCTGGACGCCGCAGCAGCGGCTGCGCTGGATCGAGCAGAACCTGGAGCTGGGCGTCACCAGCTTCGACCATGCCGACATCTACGGCGGCTACACCGTCGAAGGCCTGTTCGGCGAAGCCCTGGCCCTGGCCCCCGCGCTGCGCCAGCAGATGCAGCTGGTCAGCAAGTGCGGCATCCAGCTGGTGGCCCCCATGCGGCCCGAGCACCGGCTCAAGGCCTATGACACCAGCCGGGCCCACATCGTCGCCTCGGCCGAACGCTCGCTGCAGGAACTGCGCACCGACCACCTCGACCTGCTGCTCATCCACCGCCCCGACCCGCTGATGGACGCCGACGAAGTGGCCCGCGCCTTCGACGACCTGCGCCAGGCCGGCAAGGTGCGGCATTTCGGCGTCTCCAACTTCACGCCCGCGCAGTTCAGCCTGCTGGCCAGCCGCACCGAGCTGGTCACCCACCAGGTGGAATGCTCCCCCCTGCAGCTCGGCGTGCTGCACGACGGCACCCTCGACCAGGCGCAGCAACTGCGCTTCAAGCCAATGATCTGGTCGCCGCTGGCCGGCGGCCGCCTGTTCACCGCCGACGACGAGCGCAGCCGCCGTGTGCGCGCCTGCCTGGAGGCTGTCGGCCAGCGCCTGCAGTGCAGCGCGGCCACCGCCGCCTATGCCTGGCTGCTGCGCCATCCCTCCCAGCCGCTGCCCATCGTCGGCTCCAGCCGCGTCGAGGCGCTGCGCGAAGCCGTCGCGGCCCTCGGCCTGTCGATGGACGCGCCCACCTGGCATGAAATCTGGACCGCCAGCACCGGCCACGAAGTGCCCTGA
- a CDS encoding 3'-5' exonuclease family protein: MTTTLSPELLRACLSVYPRLAFVDLETTGSRCGTDRITEVAIIQVDEDGVREWSSLVQPGIPIPPFIQSLTGIDDQMVAEAPTFDRLAADIHARLQDRVFIAHNVGFDRGFLQQQLQEAGFDFRPAAACTVQLSRRLYPEQDRHNLDSLIARHGLRVSGRHRALDDTRLIWQFWQIVCRDFSPVQLAAALPAPRPRPPAVAPLQLDATLPDGHGVWLLHGEDDTLLQVGRATRLRQQLMTLLRTDQGLTPGTRLSAQVRRIDWLATEGALGAQLQEIVLVKARQPRHHRLPQHRDLPAPAAWPYPGPIGVREGQHSLHVLDDWCYLGTARGDAEIWPLLALPRRFDHDIHLLLLKRLPRLPKRSLMLLGSQLDFNAPAA, from the coding sequence ATGACCACGACGCTGAGCCCCGAGCTGCTGCGCGCCTGCCTCTCGGTCTATCCCCGGCTGGCCTTCGTCGACCTGGAGACCACCGGCAGCCGCTGCGGCACCGACCGCATCACCGAGGTGGCCATCATCCAGGTCGATGAAGACGGCGTGCGCGAGTGGAGCAGCCTGGTGCAGCCGGGCATCCCGATCCCGCCCTTTATCCAGTCGCTCACCGGCATCGACGACCAGATGGTGGCCGAGGCGCCCACCTTCGACCGCCTCGCCGCCGACATCCATGCCCGGCTGCAGGACCGGGTGTTCATCGCCCACAACGTCGGCTTCGACCGCGGCTTCCTGCAACAACAACTGCAGGAGGCCGGCTTCGATTTCCGCCCGGCGGCGGCCTGCACCGTCCAGCTCTCGCGCCGCCTCTATCCCGAGCAGGACCGGCACAACCTCGACAGCCTGATCGCCCGCCATGGCCTGCGGGTGTCCGGCCGCCACCGTGCGCTGGACGACACGCGGTTGATCTGGCAGTTCTGGCAGATCGTCTGTCGGGACTTCAGCCCGGTGCAACTGGCCGCCGCGCTGCCCGCGCCACGGCCCCGCCCACCCGCTGTGGCGCCGCTGCAGCTTGATGCCACCCTGCCCGACGGCCACGGCGTCTGGCTGCTGCATGGTGAAGACGACACGCTGCTGCAGGTCGGCCGCGCGACCCGGCTGCGCCAGCAGCTGATGACGCTGCTGCGCACCGACCAGGGGCTGACGCCCGGCACCCGCTTGTCGGCGCAGGTCCGACGCATCGACTGGCTGGCCACCGAAGGGGCCCTGGGCGCCCAGCTGCAGGAGATCGTCCTCGTCAAGGCGCGCCAGCCCCGCCACCACCGCTTGCCGCAGCACCGCGATCTGCCGGCGCCGGCAGCCTGGCCCTATCCCGGCCCCATCGGCGTGCGCGAGGGCCAGCACAGCCTGCACGTGCTGGACGACTGGTGCTACCTCGGCACCGCCCGCGGCGACGCCGAGATCTGGCCGCTGCTGGCGCTGCCCCGCCGGTTCGACCACGACATCCACCTGCTGCTGCTCAAGCGGCTGCCGCGCCTGCCCAAGCGGTCCCTCATGCTGTTGGGCAGCCAGCTCGACTTCAACGCCCCGGCCGCCTGA
- a CDS encoding thioesterase II family protein: MSQHWFSVLPGSRAPLCRLYCLPYAGAGHTAYRHWRPLLSDQLELALAKLPGRGDRYKDPRPASIAELADQIADAIASQGPHRFALFGHSMGALTAFEVARRLVQRHGLAPEALFVSGRRAPTAPGSLSKVLQLDDDGFLAHVRAMGGFPDELLAHEEAVAFFLPIIRADFFWVDQHRHQPGPPLPCPIAVFGGTNDGSAPVELLAGWSQETSAGCSTELYEGGHFFLFPHQQAVLARVQQQLGLAAVPA, translated from the coding sequence ATGAGCCAACACTGGTTTTCCGTGCTGCCTGGATCGCGGGCGCCGCTCTGCCGCCTCTACTGCCTGCCTTATGCCGGCGCCGGCCACACGGCCTACCGCCACTGGCGGCCGCTGCTGTCCGATCAACTGGAACTGGCCCTGGCAAAGTTGCCAGGCCGTGGCGACCGCTACAAAGACCCCCGCCCGGCCAGCATTGCCGAACTTGCCGACCAGATTGCCGACGCCATCGCGTCCCAGGGGCCGCACCGCTTTGCCTTGTTTGGCCACAGCATGGGCGCGCTCACCGCCTTCGAGGTGGCACGCCGCCTGGTGCAGCGCCACGGCCTAGCGCCGGAGGCCCTGTTCGTCTCGGGCCGCCGCGCCCCCACCGCGCCAGGCAGCCTGAGCAAGGTGCTGCAGCTCGATGACGACGGCTTCCTGGCCCATGTCCGTGCCATGGGCGGCTTCCCCGACGAGTTGCTCGCGCATGAGGAGGCCGTCGCGTTTTTCCTGCCCATCATCCGGGCTGATTTCTTCTGGGTCGACCAGCACCGCCACCAGCCGGGCCCGCCGCTGCCCTGCCCCATTGCCGTCTTTGGTGGAACCAACGATGGCAGCGCGCCCGTCGAGCTGCTGGCAGGCTGGAGCCAGGAAACGAGCGCCGGCTGCAGCACCGAGCTCTACGAAGGCGGCCACTTTTTCCTGTTCCCCCACCAACAGGCAGTGCTCGCCCGGGTGCAACAGCAGCTGGGCCTGGCGGCGGTGCCCGCCTGA
- a CDS encoding penicillin acylase family protein, which yields MPALSRPLLLLLFSGAAIGAPIATPPKAAPPAAFNTGQPTYRVLVRRTADGIPHLRAQDAPSLGYGQGYVQAQDNLCTLAELFLTLRGERSLHFGAQARPATESTFGQPANLELDFFFRHVADEPTVEQYRRQVSPLLQQLVHGWTAGYNRLVRDWRQGRLPGAHQACQQQAWVREIDESDAWRRLLALSAAGGWSVFAEQIAGAQPPGAAGDVLRRATAALDPAAFFSPGRGRGLGSNGLAFGGQATGTRHGLLAGNPHWFLRGPDRFYQAHLSLPGTLDVAGAGILGVPLILIGYNAHLAWTHTTSTARRFGFYELSLAPGSATSYLYEGRVLPMTAHRITVPVQPVAPRFEASVTRTLYRSHAGPLVDLSGFSPALAWTRDKAFAIRDVSATHPRSFSPFLRWAAARSLDEFIRIQTEECSVPWNNTLAAARGDTRVWYADIGAVPHVTDAHAARCTTDLGRAFAPFAPGVPFLDGSRADCEWARDADSPVPGTFGASRMPSLLRQDYVANMNDSHWLSQPAEPLTGFDRIIGPEGAPVSLRTQLGHAMAQARLAGTDGHGGRRTDASSVQHLLLDSRSLSAERFKAQALALACAEPQVALSDDSLNGEHFEPPRRIAVQAACRQLAAWNNTGTRHARGAHLWDEFWARLRRIPAEQLYADAFDPRRPLSTPQALRPDARIPQALAAAVLRVQQSGYPLDAERGDTVFLRRGSERLPLYGGCEEHGYFTLACSAYRIEQGGYAVEGQRFNNSYLQVVAFTDAGVQPWTLLSHSQSDDPASPHHADASRRYSAGRWLRVPFTEAEITAARPPVALWLSE from the coding sequence ATGCCAGCCCTGTCACGCCCCTTGCTGTTGCTCCTGTTCTCCGGCGCCGCCATCGGCGCGCCCATCGCCACGCCACCGAAGGCGGCGCCCCCGGCGGCCTTCAACACGGGCCAGCCGACCTACCGGGTGCTGGTGCGGCGTACGGCCGACGGCATTCCGCACCTGCGCGCGCAGGACGCGCCCAGCCTCGGCTACGGCCAGGGCTATGTGCAGGCGCAGGACAACCTGTGCACCCTGGCCGAGCTTTTCCTCACCCTGCGCGGCGAGCGTTCCCTGCACTTCGGTGCACAGGCGCGGCCCGCCACCGAATCCACCTTCGGCCAGCCGGCCAACCTGGAACTCGACTTCTTCTTCCGGCATGTGGCCGACGAGCCCACCGTGGAGCAGTACCGCCGCCAGGTCTCGCCCCTGCTGCAGCAACTGGTGCACGGCTGGACCGCCGGGTACAACCGGCTGGTGCGGGACTGGCGACAGGGCCGCCTGCCCGGGGCTCACCAGGCCTGCCAGCAGCAGGCGTGGGTGCGCGAGATCGACGAGTCCGATGCCTGGCGTCGCCTGCTGGCCCTCAGCGCGGCCGGGGGCTGGAGCGTGTTTGCCGAGCAGATTGCAGGCGCCCAGCCACCCGGGGCAGCGGGCGACGTGCTCCGGCGGGCCACCGCCGCCCTCGACCCGGCCGCCTTCTTCAGCCCGGGCCGTGGCCGTGGGCTGGGCAGCAACGGCCTGGCTTTCGGCGGCCAGGCCACCGGCACCCGCCACGGGCTGCTGGCCGGCAACCCGCACTGGTTCCTGCGCGGGCCCGACCGCTTCTACCAGGCCCACCTGAGCTTGCCGGGCACGCTCGATGTCGCAGGTGCCGGCATCCTCGGCGTGCCGCTGATCCTCATCGGCTACAACGCCCACCTGGCCTGGACCCACACCACGTCCACCGCCCGCCGCTTCGGCTTCTATGAACTGAGCCTGGCTCCGGGCTCGGCCACGTCCTATCTCTACGAGGGCCGGGTGCTGCCGATGACGGCCCACCGCATCACCGTGCCGGTGCAGCCGGTGGCACCGCGCTTCGAGGCCTCGGTCACCCGCACGCTCTACCGCAGCCATGCAGGCCCGCTCGTCGACCTGTCGGGCTTCTCGCCCGCGCTGGCCTGGACCCGCGACAAGGCCTTTGCCATCCGCGACGTCAGTGCCACCCACCCGCGCTCCTTCAGCCCCTTCCTGCGCTGGGCCGCCGCGCGATCGCTCGACGAGTTCATTCGCATCCAGACCGAAGAATGCTCGGTCCCCTGGAACAACACGCTGGCCGCCGCACGCGGGGACACCCGCGTCTGGTATGCCGACATCGGCGCGGTCCCGCATGTCACCGATGCGCACGCCGCCCGCTGCACGACGGACCTGGGCCGCGCCTTCGCGCCATTCGCGCCCGGCGTGCCCTTCCTGGACGGCTCGCGGGCCGACTGCGAGTGGGCCCGTGACGCCGACTCGCCCGTGCCCGGCACTTTCGGCGCCAGCCGGATGCCGAGCCTGCTGCGGCAGGACTATGTCGCCAACATGAACGACAGCCACTGGCTGAGCCAGCCCGCCGAACCGCTGACTGGCTTCGACCGCATCATCGGCCCGGAAGGCGCCCCGGTGTCGCTGCGCACGCAACTCGGCCACGCCATGGCGCAGGCCCGCCTGGCTGGCACCGATGGACACGGTGGCCGGCGAACCGACGCATCAAGCGTGCAGCACCTGCTGCTGGACAGTCGATCCCTCTCGGCCGAGCGGTTCAAGGCACAGGCGCTCGCGCTGGCCTGCGCCGAGCCCCAGGTGGCCCTGAGCGACGACAGCCTGAACGGCGAGCACTTCGAGCCACCTCGGCGCATTGCGGTGCAGGCGGCCTGCCGGCAGCTCGCGGCCTGGAACAACACCGGCACCCGCCACGCCCGCGGCGCCCACCTGTGGGACGAGTTCTGGGCCCGGCTGCGCCGCATCCCGGCCGAGCAGCTCTACGCCGATGCCTTCGACCCCCGGCGGCCCTTGAGCACCCCGCAGGCGCTGAGGCCCGACGCGCGCATTCCGCAAGCCCTCGCCGCTGCGGTGCTGCGCGTGCAGCAGAGCGGCTACCCGCTCGACGCAGAGCGCGGCGACACGGTCTTCCTGCGCCGCGGCAGCGAGCGGCTGCCGCTGTACGGCGGCTGCGAAGAACACGGCTACTTCACGCTCGCCTGCTCGGCCTACCGCATCGAGCAGGGCGGCTATGCGGTGGAGGGCCAGCGGTTCAACAACAGCTATCTCCAGGTGGTGGCCTTCACCGACGCAGGGGTGCAGCCCTGGACGCTGCTCAGCCACTCGCAGTCCGACGATCCGGCCTCGCCCCACCATGCCGATGCCAGCCGCCGCTACAGCGCGGGCCGGTGGTTGCGGGTGCCGTTCACGGAAGCCGAGATCACCGCGGCCCGGCCGCCGGTCGCGCTGTGGCTGTCGGAATAG
- a CDS encoding catalase family protein: MSAPASYLRYSEQLEQRQPNEEQLIEQIVASMGRVNRIVFDRHRHAVRDAHAKSHGILKGRLTVHDGLPGFLRQGVFAEPRSYPVVVRLSSAPGELMSDRVPSPRGMAIKLIGVDGPRLLPQARPARTQDFLLVNHPVIPFGHVQAYWEAQQAMEKHIDDPELLRRTVAALARGAGKVADLLGVENPTLDTLATPRDHLLGDTYYSMAALRYGDHVAKVSAAPLSASVRRLAGQPLPGEGDSALRDAVVDFFSRESAEYQLRVQLCTDLTRMPIEDASIEWPESDSPWLPVATLSLPQQDAYSPARRVCGDDILSFNPWQGIEAHRPLGSIMRVRIKAYEQSSRFRHEMNLQPRVEPDALDQIPD, from the coding sequence ATGTCCGCCCCTGCCTCCTACCTCCGCTACAGCGAGCAGCTGGAGCAGCGCCAGCCGAATGAAGAGCAGCTCATCGAGCAGATCGTCGCCTCGATGGGCCGGGTCAATCGCATCGTCTTCGACCGCCACCGGCATGCGGTGCGCGACGCGCATGCCAAGAGCCACGGCATCCTCAAGGGCCGCCTGACCGTGCACGACGGCCTGCCCGGCTTCCTGCGCCAGGGCGTGTTCGCCGAGCCCCGCAGCTACCCGGTGGTGGTGCGCCTGTCGAGCGCGCCGGGCGAGCTCATGAGCGACCGAGTGCCTTCGCCACGCGGCATGGCCATCAAGCTCATCGGTGTCGACGGCCCGCGCCTGCTGCCGCAGGCCCGGCCAGCCCGCACCCAGGACTTCCTGCTGGTCAACCATCCGGTGATTCCCTTCGGCCATGTGCAGGCCTACTGGGAAGCGCAGCAGGCCATGGAGAAGCACATCGACGACCCCGAGCTGCTGCGCCGCACCGTCGCGGCCCTGGCCCGTGGCGCCGGCAAGGTGGCCGACCTGCTGGGCGTGGAGAACCCGACGCTCGACACCCTGGCCACCCCGCGCGACCACCTGCTGGGCGACACCTACTACAGCATGGCCGCGCTGCGCTACGGCGATCACGTGGCCAAGGTCAGCGCCGCCCCCTTGTCCGCCAGCGTGCGCCGGCTCGCCGGCCAGCCGCTGCCCGGCGAAGGCGACTCGGCCCTGCGCGACGCGGTGGTCGACTTCTTCAGCCGCGAGTCGGCCGAATACCAGCTGAGGGTGCAGCTGTGCACCGATCTCACCCGCATGCCGATCGAGGACGCCTCCATCGAATGGCCGGAATCCGACTCGCCCTGGCTGCCGGTGGCCACCCTCTCGCTGCCGCAACAAGACGCCTACAGCCCCGCGCGGCGCGTCTGCGGCGACGACATCCTGTCCTTCAACCCCTGGCAGGGCATCGAGGCGCACCGCCCGCTCGGCTCCATCATGCGGGTGCGCATCAAGGCCTACGAGCAGTCCTCGCGCTTTCGCCACGAGATGAACCTGCAGCCGCGGGTGGAGCCCGACGCGCTCGACCAGATTCCCGACTGA
- a CDS encoding PQQ-dependent sugar dehydrogenase, whose product MIHTPLFPTARHALSLALLGLLALAGCGETARLPVSAGTGPQPQLPEPRRTLLPTVHIAPAKGWPAGGKPVAAEGLVVDRFADGLEHPRWLHVLPNGDVLVAETNAPPKPEGSGGGLRAWVMQRVMSKAGAGVPSANRITLLRDADGDGVAETRSAFLERLNSPFGMALVGQDVYVANTDAVLRFPYRDGETRITAPGTKLVDLPAGPRNHHWTKNLIASRDGTKLYVTTGSNSNVGENGLDEEVGRAAIWEVDLRSGQHRLFATGLRNPNGLAWQPDTGALWTAVNERDEIGSDLVPDYMTSVRDGGFYGWPYSYYGQHVDRRVEPQQPDLVARAIVPDYALGPHTASLGLAWSGGTSLPERFRSGMFIGQHGSWNRQPRSGYKVVFVAFQGGKPVGQPQDVLTGFLNDTGEAQGRPVGVALDKTGALLVADDVGNVVWRVRAGTAAAPASAPAASAAANPAAPQ is encoded by the coding sequence ATGATCCACACGCCCCTGTTTCCGACCGCGCGGCACGCGCTGTCCCTGGCACTGCTGGGCCTGCTGGCCCTGGCCGGCTGTGGCGAGACCGCCCGCCTGCCGGTGTCGGCCGGCACCGGCCCGCAGCCCCAACTGCCCGAGCCCCGGCGCACACTGCTGCCCACCGTGCACATCGCCCCCGCCAAGGGCTGGCCGGCCGGCGGCAAGCCGGTCGCTGCCGAAGGCCTGGTGGTCGACCGCTTCGCGGACGGCCTGGAGCACCCGCGCTGGTTGCATGTGCTGCCCAATGGCGACGTGCTGGTCGCCGAGACCAACGCGCCGCCCAAGCCCGAAGGCAGCGGTGGCGGCCTGCGCGCCTGGGTGATGCAGCGCGTCATGTCGAAGGCCGGCGCTGGCGTGCCCAGCGCCAATCGCATCACTCTGCTGCGCGACGCCGACGGCGACGGCGTGGCGGAGACCCGCTCGGCCTTCCTGGAGCGGCTGAACTCGCCCTTCGGCATGGCGCTGGTGGGGCAGGATGTCTATGTCGCCAACACCGACGCGGTGCTGCGCTTCCCCTACCGAGACGGCGAGACCCGCATCACCGCGCCCGGCACCAAGCTGGTGGACCTGCCGGCCGGCCCGCGCAACCATCACTGGACCAAGAACCTGATTGCCAGCCGCGACGGGACCAAGCTCTACGTCACCACCGGCTCCAACAGCAACGTCGGCGAAAACGGCCTGGACGAGGAAGTGGGGCGGGCCGCCATCTGGGAAGTCGACCTCCGCAGTGGCCAGCACCGGCTGTTCGCGACCGGCCTGCGCAATCCCAACGGCCTGGCCTGGCAGCCCGACACCGGCGCGCTGTGGACCGCCGTCAACGAGCGCGACGAGATCGGCAGCGACCTGGTGCCGGACTACATGACCTCGGTGCGCGACGGCGGCTTCTACGGCTGGCCCTACAGCTACTACGGCCAGCATGTGGACCGGCGGGTCGAGCCGCAGCAGCCCGACCTGGTGGCCCGCGCCATCGTGCCCGACTATGCACTCGGCCCGCACACGGCCTCGCTCGGCCTGGCATGGTCGGGCGGCACCTCGCTGCCGGAGCGGTTCCGCAGCGGCATGTTCATCGGCCAGCATGGGTCCTGGAACCGCCAGCCGCGCAGCGGCTACAAGGTGGTGTTCGTCGCCTTCCAGGGCGGCAAGCCGGTGGGCCAGCCGCAGGACGTATTGACCGGCTTCCTGAACGACACCGGCGAGGCGCAGGGCCGGCCGGTGGGCGTGGCGCTGGACAAGACCGGCGCACTGCTGGTGGCCGACGATGTGGGGAATGTGGTGTGGCGAGTGCGGGCCGGCACAGCGGCCGCACCGGCCTCCGCGCCAGCAGCCTCGGCCGCAGCGAACCCTGCGGCACCGCAGTAG
- the groES gene encoding co-chaperone GroES, with the protein MKLRPLHDRVIVKRLENETKTASGIVIPDNAAEKPDQGEVLAVGAGKRNEKGDFVALNVKVGDRVLFGKYSGQTVKVDGDELLVMREEDLFAVIEK; encoded by the coding sequence ATGAAACTTCGTCCGTTGCACGATCGCGTGATCGTCAAGCGCCTCGAGAACGAAACCAAGACCGCTTCGGGCATCGTGATCCCCGACAACGCTGCCGAGAAGCCTGACCAAGGCGAAGTGCTGGCAGTCGGCGCGGGCAAGCGCAACGAGAAGGGCGACTTCGTGGCCCTGAACGTCAAGGTCGGCGACCGCGTGCTGTTCGGCAAGTACAGCGGCCAGACCGTCAAGGTCGACGGCGACGAACTGCTGGTCATGCGCGAAGAGGATCTGTTCGCCGTCATCGAGAAGTGA